TCAGGCATTTGACAAGGTTTGCCCGTTTTTCTATCCACAAAAACCAAAACTGTGAAGCCCTTATGGATCAACTTCTCCTCTTTAAAAACTTCATATTCATATCGAATCCTTGCGTCAGGTAATTTTGGAATAGATAATTTAATAGTCAATTCATCATCATAGCGAGCTGGTCGCAAATATTTTGAATAGTTTTCCAAAACGGGCATAATAACCCCTTCTTCCTCAATTTCCCGATATGACAACCCTAAATTTCTTATCGATTCTGCTCTTGCTACTTCGAAATATGTAGCATAATTTCCATAATACACATAGCCCATTTGGTCGGTCTCAGCGTAACGAACTCGTATTTTATGTTCAAATTGATACATAAATTATTTATAAATTCTTGATCGGTTTAATTCATTCTGATAGGCTCTCGCATTAATA
This is a stretch of genomic DNA from Marivirga harenae. It encodes these proteins:
- a CDS encoding acyl-CoA thioesterase, which encodes MYQFEHKIRVRYAETDQMGYVYYGNYATYFEVARAESIRNLGLSYREIEEEGVIMPVLENYSKYLRPARYDDELTIKLSIPKLPDARIRYEYEVFKEEKLIHKGFTVLVFVDRKTGKPCQMPEILTKIIHPFFE